One stretch of Streptomyces agglomeratus DNA includes these proteins:
- the aroA gene encoding 3-phosphoshikimate 1-carboxyvinyltransferase encodes MTVVDIPGSKSVTARALFLAAAAAGTTTLLRPLRSDDTEGFAEGLGRLGYRVECGPDAWRVEGRPQGPGAGEADVYCRDGATTARFLPTLAAAGASGTYRFDASPQMRRRPLAPLTDALRSLGVDLRHEEAEGHHPLRVTAAGIKGGEVTLDAGQSSQYLTALLMLGPLTAEGLRITVTDLVSAPYVEITLAMMRRFGAEVTCEGSTFTVPPGGYRATTCAVEPDASTASYFFAAAAISPGREVTVPGLGAGALQGDLRFVDVLERMGAQVRITADSTTVRGTGTLNGLTVNMRDISDTMPTLAAVAPYAAGPVRIEDVANTRVKECDRLEACAENLRRMGITVATGPDWIEIRPGTPRPAEIATHGDHRMAMSFAVTSLRTAPGVTFDDPGCVRKTFPGFHEAFAALRRAW; translated from the coding sequence GTGACCGTCGTAGACATCCCAGGCTCCAAGTCCGTGACCGCCCGCGCCCTCTTCCTCGCCGCGGCGGCCGCCGGAACCACCACCCTCCTGCGCCCGCTGCGTTCGGACGACACCGAGGGCTTCGCCGAAGGGCTCGGCCGGCTCGGGTACCGGGTGGAGTGCGGGCCGGACGCCTGGCGCGTCGAGGGCCGGCCGCAGGGGCCAGGCGCCGGTGAGGCCGACGTGTACTGCCGCGACGGCGCCACCACCGCCCGCTTCCTGCCCACGCTCGCCGCGGCCGGCGCGTCCGGAACGTACCGCTTCGACGCGTCGCCGCAGATGCGCCGCCGCCCGCTCGCCCCGCTCACCGACGCGCTGCGCTCGCTCGGCGTCGACCTGCGCCACGAAGAGGCCGAGGGCCACCACCCGCTGCGCGTCACCGCCGCCGGCATCAAGGGCGGCGAAGTCACCCTGGACGCCGGGCAGTCGTCGCAGTACCTGACCGCCCTGCTCATGCTCGGCCCGCTCACCGCCGAGGGCCTGCGCATCACCGTCACCGACCTCGTCTCGGCGCCGTACGTCGAGATCACCCTGGCGATGATGCGCCGCTTCGGCGCCGAAGTGACGTGCGAGGGCAGCACGTTCACCGTCCCGCCCGGCGGCTACCGGGCGACGACGTGCGCGGTGGAGCCCGACGCCTCCACCGCGAGCTACTTCTTCGCCGCGGCGGCGATCTCGCCCGGCCGCGAGGTCACGGTCCCCGGGCTCGGCGCCGGCGCGCTCCAGGGCGACCTGCGGTTCGTCGACGTACTGGAACGGATGGGCGCCCAGGTCCGTATCACCGCCGACAGCACCACCGTCCGGGGCACCGGCACCCTCAACGGCCTCACGGTCAACATGCGTGACATCTCCGACACCATGCCGACGCTCGCGGCCGTCGCCCCGTACGCCGCCGGACCGGTCCGCATCGAGGACGTGGCCAACACGCGCGTGAAGGAGTGCGACCGGCTGGAGGCGTGCGCGGAGAACCTGCGCCGGATGGGCATCACGGTCGCCACCGGCCCCGACTGGATCGAGATCCGGCCGGGCACGCCCCGCCCCGCCGAGATCGCGACCCACGGCGACCACCGCATGGCCATGTCCTTCGCCGTCACCTCACTGCGCACCGCACCCGGCGTCACCTTCGACGACCCCGGCTGCGTACGGAAGACCTTCCCCGGCTTCCACGAGGCGTTCGCGGCGCTGCGACGAGCCTGGTAG
- a CDS encoding acyl-CoA dehydrogenase family protein, translating to MSAQPIQQPKVSEREARQVAEAAREQDWRKPSFAKELFLGRLRMDLIHPHPMPPPEDAARGEAFLDKLRVFCEEKIDGARIEREAKIPDEVINGIKELGALGMKIDIKYGGLGLTQVYYNKALALVGSASPAIGALLSAHQSIGVPQPLKIFGTREQKDAFLPRLARTDISAFLLTEPDVGSDPARLATTAVPDGDAYVMDGVKLWTTNGVVADLLVVMARVPKSQGHKGGITAFVVEADSPGITVENRNAFMGLRGLENGVTRFHQVRVPAANRIGPEGAGLKIALTTLNTGRLSLPAMCVGAGKWCLKIAREWSSVREQWGKPVAFHEAVGSKISFIAATTFALEAVLDLSSQMADEDRNDIRIEAALAKLYGSEMACLMADELVQIRGGRGFETADSLAARGERAVPAEQILRDLRINRIFEGSTEIMHLLIAREAVDAHLKVAGDIIDPDKPLSAKAKAGANAAGFYAKWLPKLVTGPGQLPRSYAEFHPSGHPDLSAHLRYAERSARKLARSTFYAMSRWQGRMETKQGFLGRIVDIGAELFAISAACVRAELLRTTTDHGREAYQLADAFCRQSRIRTEELFNRLWTNTDDLDHKVVKGVLSGTYTWLEQGIVDPSGEGPWIAEAAPGPSQRENVHRPIR from the coding sequence ATGTCCGCACAACCGATCCAGCAGCCCAAGGTCTCCGAGCGCGAAGCACGCCAGGTCGCCGAGGCGGCGCGCGAGCAGGACTGGCGCAAGCCCAGTTTCGCCAAGGAACTCTTCCTCGGCCGCCTGCGCATGGACCTCATCCACCCGCATCCGATGCCACCGCCCGAGGACGCGGCGCGCGGCGAGGCGTTTCTCGACAAGCTCCGGGTCTTCTGCGAGGAGAAGATCGACGGGGCACGGATCGAGCGCGAAGCGAAGATCCCCGACGAGGTGATCAACGGCATCAAGGAGCTCGGCGCGCTCGGCATGAAGATCGACATCAAGTACGGCGGTCTCGGCCTCACCCAGGTGTACTACAACAAGGCCCTGGCGCTCGTCGGCTCCGCCAGCCCCGCCATCGGCGCGCTCCTGTCCGCGCATCAGTCGATCGGCGTACCGCAGCCGCTCAAAATTTTCGGCACGCGCGAGCAGAAGGACGCCTTCCTGCCGCGCCTCGCCCGTACCGACATCTCCGCCTTCCTCCTCACCGAGCCGGACGTGGGCTCGGACCCGGCCCGGCTCGCCACGACGGCGGTGCCGGACGGTGACGCGTACGTCATGGACGGCGTGAAGCTCTGGACGACGAACGGGGTGGTCGCCGACCTGCTGGTCGTCATGGCGCGCGTCCCGAAGTCGCAGGGGCACAAGGGCGGCATCACCGCCTTCGTGGTGGAGGCGGACTCGCCGGGCATCACCGTCGAGAACCGCAACGCGTTCATGGGCCTGCGCGGCCTGGAGAACGGCGTGACCCGCTTCCACCAGGTACGGGTCCCCGCCGCGAACCGCATCGGCCCCGAGGGCGCCGGTCTCAAGATCGCGCTGACCACGCTCAACACCGGCCGCCTCTCGCTGCCGGCGATGTGCGTGGGCGCGGGCAAGTGGTGCCTGAAGATCGCCCGCGAGTGGTCGTCGGTGCGCGAGCAGTGGGGCAAGCCGGTCGCCTTCCACGAGGCGGTCGGCTCGAAGATCTCCTTCATCGCCGCGACCACCTTCGCTCTCGAAGCGGTACTGGACCTCTCCTCGCAGATGGCCGACGAGGACCGCAACGACATCCGCATCGAGGCCGCCCTCGCCAAGCTGTACGGCAGCGAGATGGCCTGCCTGATGGCCGACGAGCTGGTCCAGATCCGCGGCGGCCGGGGCTTCGAGACCGCGGACTCGCTGGCGGCGCGCGGCGAACGGGCCGTCCCCGCCGAGCAGATCCTGCGCGACCTGCGCATCAACCGGATCTTCGAGGGCTCGACCGAGATCATGCACCTGCTCATCGCGCGGGAGGCCGTGGACGCCCACCTGAAGGTGGCGGGCGACATCATCGACCCCGACAAGCCGCTCTCGGCGAAGGCGAAGGCGGGCGCGAACGCGGCGGGCTTCTACGCGAAGTGGCTTCCGAAACTGGTCACGGGGCCGGGCCAGCTCCCGCGCTCGTACGCCGAGTTCCACCCGTCCGGGCACCCGGACCTCTCGGCGCACCTGCGCTACGCCGAACGCTCGGCACGCAAGCTCGCCCGCTCCACCTTCTACGCCATGTCGCGCTGGCAGGGCCGCATGGAGACGAAGCAGGGCTTCCTCGGCCGCATCGTCGACATCGGCGCGGAACTCTTCGCGATCAGCGCGGCCTGTGTACGCGCCGAACTCCTGCGCACGACGACGGATCACGGCCGCGAGGCGTACCAACTGGCCGACGCCTTCTGCCGCCAGTCCCGCATCCGGACGGAGGAACTCTTCAACCGGCTGTGGACCAACACCGACGACCTCGACCACAAGGTCGTCAAGGGCGTCCTGTCCGGTACGTACACCTGGCTGGAGCAGGGCATCGTCGACCCGAGCGGTGAGGGCCCCTGGATCGCCGAGGCCGCACCCGGCCCCTCGCAAAGGGAGAACGTCCACCGCCCGATCCGCTGA
- a CDS encoding WXG100 family type VII secretion target codes for MGAGQTAGDALSRINFALDWSNPLAGVLDEIIRGIMKQFNLDELLEQVSGDNELLAETAVQWRKAANDLRGVVEDLVAERRTLATQWEGEAFESFHKMMSEFEEALTGEAADMDTMAELLEMAAQECAAAEQLMLDLIVEIVEIAIATAATSAILSLITAGAAAAIGPLIAAAGIAHRAAKAVRITAKLADALADIAKRMQLLRKMMKARNALRKGPKHFSGGLMRYIKKVDERGNPIADRNPNDLAMYVGYKVVKSGVKGVVKDVIGADPAGAVQGRLLEDGPGVAEERYEYHQRPAPQRFDERTDVTPSGATRTIRDDFG; via the coding sequence ATGGGCGCGGGGCAGACGGCGGGTGATGCCCTGAGCCGCATCAATTTCGCGCTCGACTGGAGCAACCCGCTCGCGGGTGTTCTGGACGAGATCATCCGCGGCATCATGAAGCAGTTCAACCTGGACGAACTCCTTGAACAGGTCAGCGGGGACAACGAGCTCCTCGCCGAGACCGCCGTCCAGTGGCGCAAGGCCGCCAACGACCTGCGCGGCGTGGTCGAGGACCTGGTGGCCGAACGCCGCACGCTGGCCACCCAGTGGGAGGGCGAGGCGTTCGAGAGCTTCCACAAGATGATGTCCGAGTTCGAGGAAGCCCTCACGGGCGAGGCCGCGGACATGGACACCATGGCCGAGCTCCTCGAAATGGCGGCCCAGGAGTGCGCTGCCGCCGAACAGTTGATGCTCGACCTCATCGTCGAGATCGTGGAGATCGCGATCGCGACCGCCGCGACCTCTGCGATCCTCTCGCTCATAACGGCAGGCGCCGCAGCCGCCATCGGTCCGCTCATCGCGGCCGCGGGCATCGCCCACCGGGCGGCGAAGGCCGTGAGGATCACCGCGAAACTGGCGGACGCACTGGCGGACATCGCCAAGCGCATGCAACTGCTGCGCAAGATGATGAAGGCGCGGAATGCCCTGCGTAAGGGTCCCAAGCACTTCAGCGGCGGCCTCATGCGCTACATAAAAAAGGTGGATGAGCGCGGCAATCCGATCGCTGATCGAAATCCCAACGATCTGGCCATGTATGTGGGCTACAAGGTCGTCAAGAGTGGTGTGAAGGGCGTCGTCAAGGACGTGATCGGCGCCGACCCGGCCGGCGCGGTCCAGGGAAGGCTTCTGGAGGACGGGCCCGGGGTGGCGGAGGAGCGCTACGAGTACCACCAGCGTCCCGCTCCTCAGCGTTTCGACGAGCGTACGGACGTGACTCCTTCGGGTGCTACTAGGACAATTAGGGACGATTTCGGGTGA
- a CDS encoding esterase/lipase family protein, with amino-acid sequence MSKPVVSIWGPLPGAQPAATETDPWDTAWELRNGTAWVFYSSSNQTAVKRPVILADGFAMGPSSGHVLYDGLENGDYPLISSLRENGFDVVLLGFSDRSASILANADVAIECIRRTVADREGGAMLTVGGFSMGGMVTRYALAKMERQREDHQTATYLSYDTPHRGAWLPLGVQAFAHFVKEKWGNTNPLLSLYSDLVNSPAARQMLRWHVATGSEVTLDVAAGQDQERTDFLEALQRVGDWPQRPRLLGVANGTGTGIGNSIPADDTAMAAHGPKANAQLRTQGQGRQTVAQMTEAGQAPVSINTNGFPELDGAPGGLFPKAPLLEDAANFGMAAVLASMVNEQRAELIHNASTFVPTISAVASADIDDPTALYSKVDRESSDLHDFLCASTNEGHTVMTPELGKWILAQLQEM; translated from the coding sequence ATGTCCAAGCCTGTTGTCAGCATCTGGGGCCCCCTTCCGGGAGCTCAGCCCGCAGCCACGGAAACGGACCCCTGGGACACCGCATGGGAGCTCCGCAACGGGACCGCCTGGGTCTTCTACAGTTCATCCAACCAGACGGCCGTCAAGCGGCCAGTGATCCTCGCCGACGGCTTCGCCATGGGACCAAGCAGCGGGCACGTGCTGTACGACGGCTTGGAGAACGGGGACTACCCGCTCATCTCCTCGCTGCGTGAAAACGGCTTCGACGTTGTCCTGCTGGGCTTCAGCGACCGGTCCGCTTCCATCCTCGCCAACGCCGACGTCGCGATCGAGTGCATCCGCAGGACGGTCGCCGACCGCGAAGGCGGCGCCATGCTGACGGTAGGTGGCTTCAGCATGGGAGGAATGGTCACCCGCTATGCCCTGGCCAAGATGGAAAGGCAGAGGGAGGACCACCAGACCGCCACCTACCTCTCCTACGACACCCCGCACCGCGGCGCGTGGCTTCCCCTCGGAGTCCAGGCATTCGCCCACTTCGTCAAGGAAAAGTGGGGCAACACCAACCCGCTCCTCAGCCTCTACTCCGACTTGGTCAACAGCCCGGCCGCACGCCAGATGCTGCGCTGGCACGTCGCAACCGGCAGCGAGGTCACCCTCGACGTCGCCGCCGGCCAGGATCAGGAAAGGACCGACTTCCTGGAAGCACTCCAGCGGGTGGGCGACTGGCCCCAGCGTCCCCGCCTGCTCGGTGTCGCCAACGGAACGGGCACCGGCATCGGGAACAGCATCCCCGCCGACGACACTGCGATGGCCGCCCACGGACCGAAGGCGAACGCCCAGCTCCGCACCCAGGGCCAGGGACGGCAGACGGTCGCCCAGATGACGGAGGCGGGCCAGGCCCCGGTCTCGATCAACACCAACGGCTTCCCCGAACTCGACGGCGCTCCCGGCGGCCTCTTCCCCAAGGCACCTCTCCTGGAAGACGCCGCCAACTTCGGCATGGCTGCCGTGCTGGCCTCGATGGTCAACGAGCAGCGGGCGGAGCTCATCCACAACGCCTCCACCTTCGTCCCCACCATCAGCGCCGTGGCGTCGGCCGACATCGACGACCCCACCGCCCTCTACTCCAAGGTCGACCGCGAGAGCAGCGACCTCCACGACTTCCTCTGCGCCAGCACCAACGAAGGCCACACCGTCATGACCCCGGAGCTCGGCAAGTGGATCCTGGCCCAGCTCCAGGAAATGTAG
- a CDS encoding aldehyde dehydrogenase family protein: MTSTHAFWLAGRQATGEDAFDVTSPWDGRLVAAVSIPTDAQVEEAVAAAHAVEAEFAATPAHVRAAALDHVSKRLVERTEEIAQLISAENGKPIKWARGEVGRAVSVFRFAAEEARRFNGGEAQRLDTDAGGVGRLALTRRFPRGTVLGIAPFNFPLNLCAHKVAPAIAVGTPIILKPAPATPLSGLILGELLAETDLPAGSWSVLPVANDKMPALVQDERLPVISFTGSEKVGYAIMDSVPRKHCTLELGGNGAAVVLADWASDEDLDWAATRIATFSNYQAGQSCISVQRVIADASVYERLVPKIVAAVEAQVTGDPNDAATDVGPLVDENAAKRVESWVEEAVKAGATLLTGGKRDGASYAPTVLADVPADTTISCEEVFGPVLTVRRVEGEAEAFAAVNDSKYGLQAGVFTHDLQTAFRAHRALEVGGVVVGDVPSYRADQMPYGGVKQSGVGREGVRFAMDDYTYERVMVLTGLAL, encoded by the coding sequence ATGACTTCCACCCACGCCTTCTGGCTCGCCGGCCGCCAGGCCACCGGCGAGGACGCTTTCGACGTCACGTCCCCCTGGGACGGCCGGCTCGTCGCCGCCGTGAGCATCCCCACCGACGCGCAGGTCGAAGAGGCCGTCGCCGCCGCGCACGCCGTGGAGGCCGAGTTCGCGGCCACCCCCGCGCACGTCCGCGCCGCCGCCCTGGACCACGTCAGCAAGCGTCTCGTGGAGCGGACGGAGGAGATCGCGCAGCTGATCTCCGCCGAGAACGGCAAGCCGATCAAGTGGGCCCGCGGCGAAGTCGGCCGCGCCGTTTCCGTGTTCCGGTTCGCCGCCGAGGAAGCCCGCCGTTTCAACGGCGGCGAGGCCCAGCGCCTCGACACCGACGCCGGTGGCGTCGGCCGCCTGGCCCTGACGCGCCGCTTCCCCCGCGGCACCGTCCTCGGCATCGCGCCCTTCAACTTCCCGCTGAACCTGTGCGCGCACAAGGTCGCCCCGGCCATCGCCGTCGGCACCCCGATCATCCTGAAGCCGGCGCCCGCGACGCCGCTGTCCGGCCTGATCCTGGGTGAGCTGCTCGCCGAGACCGACCTGCCGGCCGGTTCGTGGTCGGTGCTGCCGGTCGCCAACGACAAGATGCCCGCGCTGGTGCAGGACGAGCGGCTGCCCGTCATCTCCTTCACCGGGTCCGAGAAGGTCGGTTACGCGATCATGGACTCGGTGCCGCGCAAGCACTGCACCCTGGAGCTCGGCGGCAACGGCGCGGCCGTCGTCCTCGCCGACTGGGCCTCGGACGAGGACCTGGACTGGGCCGCGACCCGCATCGCGACCTTCTCCAACTACCAGGCCGGCCAGTCCTGCATCTCCGTGCAGCGCGTGATCGCCGACGCGTCCGTGTACGAGCGTCTCGTCCCGAAGATCGTCGCGGCCGTCGAGGCCCAGGTCACCGGCGACCCGAACGACGCCGCCACCGACGTCGGCCCGCTGGTCGACGAGAACGCTGCCAAGCGTGTGGAGTCGTGGGTCGAGGAGGCCGTCAAGGCGGGGGCGACGCTGCTCACCGGCGGCAAGCGCGACGGCGCGTCGTACGCCCCGACCGTGCTCGCCGACGTACCGGCCGACACCACGATCTCCTGCGAGGAGGTCTTCGGGCCGGTCCTGACGGTGCGCCGGGTGGAGGGCGAGGCCGAGGCGTTCGCCGCGGTCAACGACTCCAAGTACGGCCTCCAGGCGGGCGTGTTCACGCACGACCTCCAGACGGCCTTCCGCGCCCACCGCGCGCTGGAGGTCGGCGGCGTGGTCGTCGGCGACGTCCCCTCGTACCGCGCGGACCAGATGCCGTACGGCGGCGTCAAGCAGTCCGGCGTCGGCCGCGAGGGTGTGCGGTTCGCGATGGACGACTACACGTACGAGCGGGTCATGGTCCTCACGGGCCTCGCCCTCTGA
- a CDS encoding PucR family transcriptional regulator, translating to MPPTLASLVHHSALKLTVRAGEDRLDTPVRWAHVSELPDPVPYMEGGELLLVTAMKLEAEDPEAMRRYVRRLAGAGVVGLGFAVGVHYEDIPQALVDAATEQGLPLLEVPRRTPFLAISKAVSAANAADQYRAVTAGFEAQRELTKAALSGDGPGDLLARLASHVNGWAALYDVSGAVVAAAPDWAARRAARLTADVERLRERPAPASSVVGGGGADSDAEADDRVELQSLGAGRRVRGVLAVGTGAPLGTAERYAVHSAIALLTLTTERSRSLQAAEQRLGAAVLRMLLAGEPDHARAVAGDLYGALLDAPFRLLIAEPAAAEAEGAPAGADPLHALADAMESAAMRAGEPVLVVPDGDRLVVLAADGGDAVAACLAHTEARRGDSARPHEPAGQDELVVGLSAPAGPIAAVGAYKQAEQALSVARRRGRALVEHEELAAGSVMQLLADDAVRSFADGTLRALHEHDAKGRGDLIASLRAWLSRHGQWDAAAADLGVHRHTLRYRMRRVEEILGRSLDDADVRMELWLALKATSGAGSA from the coding sequence ATGCCGCCCACGCTCGCCTCCCTCGTCCACCATTCGGCGCTCAAGCTCACCGTGCGTGCCGGGGAGGACCGGCTGGACACGCCGGTGCGCTGGGCCCACGTCAGCGAGCTGCCCGACCCGGTTCCGTACATGGAGGGCGGTGAGCTGCTCCTCGTCACCGCCATGAAGCTGGAGGCCGAGGACCCGGAGGCGATGCGCCGCTACGTGCGGCGGCTGGCGGGGGCGGGGGTCGTGGGGCTCGGCTTCGCCGTCGGCGTCCACTACGAAGACATCCCGCAGGCACTCGTCGACGCCGCCACCGAGCAGGGCCTGCCCCTGCTGGAAGTGCCGCGCCGTACTCCCTTCCTCGCCATCAGCAAGGCGGTCTCCGCCGCCAACGCCGCCGACCAGTACCGCGCCGTGACCGCCGGTTTCGAAGCGCAGCGCGAGCTCACGAAGGCGGCGCTGTCCGGCGACGGGCCCGGTGACCTGCTGGCCCGCCTCGCCTCGCACGTGAACGGCTGGGCCGCGCTGTACGACGTCTCCGGCGCGGTGGTCGCCGCCGCGCCGGACTGGGCCGCGCGGCGCGCAGCCCGGCTCACCGCCGACGTGGAGAGGCTGCGGGAGCGGCCGGCGCCCGCGAGTTCCGTCGTCGGCGGCGGCGGAGCGGACAGCGACGCCGAAGCGGACGACCGCGTCGAACTCCAGTCCCTGGGCGCGGGGCGGCGCGTACGCGGCGTACTCGCGGTCGGGACGGGGGCTCCGCTGGGGACGGCCGAGCGGTACGCCGTGCACTCGGCCATCGCGCTGCTGACGCTGACGACGGAGCGGTCCCGGTCCCTCCAGGCAGCCGAGCAGCGGCTCGGCGCGGCGGTGCTGCGGATGCTGCTGGCGGGCGAACCGGACCACGCGCGGGCGGTGGCGGGCGATCTCTACGGGGCGCTGCTGGACGCCCCCTTCCGGCTGCTCATCGCCGAGCCGGCGGCCGCTGAGGCGGAGGGCGCCCCGGCGGGGGCCGACCCCCTCCACGCGCTGGCCGACGCGATGGAGTCGGCGGCGATGCGGGCGGGCGAACCGGTGCTGGTGGTGCCGGACGGCGACCGGCTGGTGGTGCTGGCGGCCGACGGGGGCGACGCGGTGGCCGCGTGCCTCGCCCACACGGAGGCGCGGCGCGGCGATTCGGCGCGGCCGCACGAGCCGGCGGGCCAGGACGAACTGGTGGTCGGCCTCTCGGCGCCGGCCGGGCCGATCGCGGCGGTCGGGGCCTACAAGCAGGCGGAACAGGCGCTCTCGGTCGCCCGGCGGCGCGGGCGCGCGCTCGTCGAGCACGAAGAGCTGGCCGCCGGCTCGGTGATGCAGCTGCTGGCGGACGACGCGGTGCGGTCCTTCGCGGACGGCACACTGCGGGCCCTGCACGAGCACGACGCGAAGGGCAGGGGCGACCTGATCGCGTCCCTGCGGGCATGGCTGTCGCGCCACGGCCAGTGGGACGCGGCGGCGGCGGACCTGGGCGTCCACCGGCACACGCTGCGGTACCGGATGCGGCGGGTCGAGGAGATCCTGGGCCGGTCACTGGACGACGCGGACGTACGGATGGAGCTGTGGCTGGCGCTGAAGGCGACGTCGGGGGCGGGGTCCGCCTGA
- a CDS encoding ATP/GTP-binding protein: MPHPAGPPPAAPPGRPAAPPPPAHAPAVGPPTARWLSAARPDADAGIWRYEHVVRAASDDDEESGRPPLSGLLFGASVSLGLWLLFLWLFSAIPYVNVPLWLITPSDWWALGRLRESYAPPVAHDISTLYYQAMALGFALLAARLGHLADALRALAGDRLPRVRLLASLAGAALAVYLVWTGDVPVLNLVLSVVPLDWLTGGGDRYLAATVSYLVYTPVCLLVVWPFARWGKWLTAWRGRSEPRVRNTAPAPVPAQGATSAAEWPELRSAGQEAVAEHLANEVRAGRMTDVDCARIRRAWFAARANPARRAAFAEEVVRTGAAAYTHPSGARDLPSRTATHDLLTSQLLIGTYADDARNPKRLRGAGAALEPALLGTSLLAVGPSGVGKTRRLVRPVTESLALQALAGQAAVVTVCAAGTSLGADDAYDLVVRPGDPDSAYDLDLYGGVQDPDEAAVLLAEGLVGDLPDVDTRRGATALAQLLGPYRAAYGRLPGVPELRELLDGGPDRLTALRAELEAGGHGVMLRELAARERQSGAAGDPGQALADRIALLDRPAFAAFFDTTGATRPFSLRALEHPVRVRIDLPERGHADASRLLARLLLAQFQASAVARADRSLFACLVLDDATRTLTPGTVRGLQGLRSANAGVLLTLRTLGDVPEELRTALLGAVGCRMTFSGVTTWDGKYFAEAWGTTRVEERDVTARAVYADQPLVRVLHGFRKRVTGKDVVRNAVTVRKVERERWSASDLAHAVPMEHAVLSLTSVRGERTLPLLVDLLT, translated from the coding sequence GTGCCCCACCCCGCCGGGCCGCCGCCCGCCGCGCCGCCCGGCCGGCCCGCCGCGCCGCCCCCGCCCGCCCACGCGCCCGCCGTCGGCCCCCCGACGGCCCGGTGGCTGAGCGCCGCGCGCCCCGACGCCGACGCGGGCATCTGGCGGTACGAACACGTCGTACGGGCCGCCTCGGATGACGACGAGGAGTCCGGGCGGCCCCCCCTGAGCGGCCTGCTGTTCGGCGCGTCGGTGAGCCTGGGCCTGTGGCTGCTGTTCCTGTGGCTGTTCAGCGCCATTCCGTACGTGAACGTGCCGCTGTGGCTCATCACCCCGTCCGACTGGTGGGCGCTCGGCAGGCTCAGGGAGTCGTACGCACCCCCCGTCGCCCACGACATCAGCACGCTGTACTACCAGGCCATGGCCCTCGGTTTCGCGCTGCTGGCCGCCCGGCTCGGGCACCTGGCGGACGCACTTCGGGCGCTCGCCGGCGACCGGCTGCCGCGCGTGCGCCTGCTGGCCTCTCTCGCAGGCGCGGCCCTCGCCGTCTATCTCGTCTGGACCGGCGACGTACCCGTGCTGAATCTCGTGCTCAGCGTGGTCCCCCTCGACTGGCTGACGGGCGGCGGTGACCGCTACCTGGCGGCGACCGTCTCCTACCTGGTCTACACACCGGTCTGCCTCCTGGTCGTGTGGCCCTTCGCCCGTTGGGGGAAGTGGCTGACCGCGTGGCGCGGGCGCTCCGAACCGCGCGTGCGGAACACGGCCCCGGCCCCGGTGCCCGCACAGGGCGCCACGTCGGCGGCCGAGTGGCCCGAGCTCCGCTCCGCCGGACAGGAGGCCGTGGCGGAGCACCTGGCGAACGAGGTGCGCGCGGGACGCATGACCGACGTGGACTGCGCCCGCATCCGCCGCGCCTGGTTCGCGGCCCGGGCGAATCCCGCCCGCCGGGCCGCCTTCGCCGAAGAGGTCGTCCGCACCGGCGCGGCGGCGTACACCCACCCGTCCGGCGCCCGCGACCTGCCGTCGCGGACCGCCACGCACGACCTGCTGACCAGCCAGCTGCTGATCGGCACGTACGCGGACGACGCCCGCAACCCGAAGCGGCTCAGGGGCGCGGGCGCCGCCCTCGAACCCGCGCTGCTCGGTACGTCCCTGCTCGCCGTCGGCCCCTCCGGCGTGGGCAAGACCCGCCGCCTCGTCCGGCCGGTCACCGAGTCGCTAGCCCTCCAGGCCCTCGCGGGACAGGCCGCCGTGGTGACCGTGTGCGCCGCCGGTACGAGCCTGGGAGCCGACGATGCGTACGACCTGGTGGTCAGGCCGGGCGACCCCGACTCCGCCTACGACCTCGACCTGTACGGGGGAGTCCAGGACCCCGACGAGGCCGCCGTCCTGCTGGCCGAGGGACTTGTCGGCGATCTGCCCGACGTGGACACCAGGCGGGGCGCCACCGCCCTCGCCCAGCTCCTCGGTCCCTACCGGGCGGCGTACGGGCGTCTTCCGGGCGTTCCCGAGCTGCGCGAACTCCTCGACGGCGGGCCGGACAGGCTGACCGCGCTGCGGGCGGAACTGGAGGCGGGCGGCCACGGTGTGATGCTGCGCGAGCTGGCCGCCCGGGAGCGGCAGAGCGGAGCGGCGGGCGACCCCGGCCAGGCCCTCGCCGACCGGATCGCACTCCTGGACCGGCCGGCCTTCGCCGCGTTCTTCGACACCACGGGTGCGACGCGGCCCTTCTCGCTGCGGGCGCTGGAACACCCGGTCCGCGTGCGGATCGACCTCCCGGAGCGCGGCCACGCCGACGCCTCCCGGCTGCTCGCCCGGCTGCTGCTCGCCCAGTTCCAGGCGAGCGCGGTGGCGCGCGCCGACCGCTCCCTGTTCGCCTGCCTGGTCCTCGACGACGCCACCCGGACGCTCACCCCCGGGACGGTCCGGGGCCTGCAAGGGCTGCGGTCCGCCAACGCCGGCGTACTCCTCACGCTCCGTACCCTCGGGGACGTCCCCGAGGAGCTGCGAACGGCGCTCCTGGGGGCCGTCGGCTGCCGGATGACGTTCTCCGGGGTGACGACCTGGGACGGAAAGTACTTCGCGGAGGCGTGGGGCACGACGCGGGTGGAGGAGCGGGACGTGACGGCGCGCGCCGTCTACGCCGACCAGCCGCTCGTCCGCGTGCTGCACGGCTTCCGCAAGCGCGTGACGGGCAAGGACGTGGTCAGGAACGCCGTCACCGTCCGCAAGGTCGAGCGGGAGCGCTGGTCGGCGTCCGACCTCGCTCACGCGGTGCCCATGGAGCACGCCGTGCTGTCCCTGACGAGCGTCCGGGGGGAGCGCACGCTGCCCCTGCTGGTCGATCTGCTCACGTGA